Below is a genomic region from Deltaproteobacteria bacterium.
TCCGGACCTTGCCGCTTCTGGGATCCGTGGAAAGCCGGCGGGAAGGAAACACATATTGCCAACCCCATTCCTTGGCCGCCTTTGGATATTTGCGGGCGAGAGCATAGGGAAGAAAAACCTCACCATACCCTGCGGCCAGGTCCTGTTCGTGAAGGATCCTCACCTTGGCCAGGTGGTTGTTGAGCAAGGGGGTAATCGTTTCGGGAAAGGTGGTTACTCTGTCCTTTGCGCCTTTGCCGGAACGAACCGTAATCTGCCTCATGTCGTAGTCAATATCCTTTACCCTGAGCCTGACTGCCTCTGTGATTCGAAGACCGCTGCCATAGAGCAGTTTGACGATCAGTTGGGGCGGGCCCGCGAGAAGATGGATCAGCTGGCGTACTTCCTCGCGGCTCAGCACAACCGGGATGTGTATCTTCTTTGTGGCCCTGACCGCATCTATCCTCCTTTCCAG
It encodes:
- a CDS encoding integron integrase: LERRIDAVRATKKIHIPVVLSREEVRQLIHLLAGPPQLIVKLLYGSGLRITEAVRLRVKDIDYDMRQITVRSGKGAKDRVTTFPETITPLLNNHLAKVRILHEQDLAAGYGEVFLPYALARKYPKAAKEWGWQYVFPSRRLSTDPRSGKVRRHHVDPSVVNKAIKVAARTLGLKKKISAHTFRHSFATHLLERGTDIRTIQALLGHKDLSATMIYTHVLQQGGFGVASPLDDLESY